The following DNA comes from Amycolatopsis albispora.
CGGCGCACCGGCAGGTCGAAGGTGCGCTCGAACCGCTCGAAGTACTCGGGCACCACCTCGCTGGCCGGGCGGCTGCCGTCCGGCGTGCCGAAGCGCAGGCCGGGCAGGTCGTACAGGCCGTGCACCTTGCTCAGCACCAGCGACGGCCAGCGGTACTGCCACGCGCCACCGGGCCGCTTCGCGTGGTCGAGCACCACGAAGCCGGAGCCGTTGGCGAAGCCGGTGCGGCGCAGGTGGTAGGCGGCAGACAGGCCCGCCTGCCCCGCGCCGATGACCACCACGTCGGTGGTGTGATCCGCCCCGTTCATGCCAGGTACAAGGCCGGGTGGGCGCGGGGTATTTCCGGGCGTGGGAAGGCCCACTAACGCTTGAGCGCCCGGATGACCACCACCAGCGCGGCGAGGACGGCCACCCCGATGGCCACCGGGATGAGCCGCTTCGCCACCGAGGCGCCCGCGTAGTCGACGAGATCGATGGGCTCGACCTCGGCGGGAGGTTCGACGGCCCGCAGTTTGGGACGTTGGCGGGGCTGGTCTTGTTGGGACTGGTCTTGGTGGGACTGCTCTTGGTGGGACTGTTGGGGCTGGGCCGGTTCCGCGGGTTTGGCGGCTGGCGGGGATTGCGCGGCTGGCCGGGATTGCCCGGCTGGCCGGGATTGCCCGGCTGGCGGGGATTGCGCGGCGCCGCTCGATTGCCCGGCTGGTGAGGCTTGCCCGGCGTCGCTCGATTGCCCGGCGCCGGTCGACTGGGCGGAGGCCTCGGCGGGCTGGGCGGCGGAGGTCTCAGCCGAGTTGCCTAGTTTCGTAGCCAGGCAACTGGCGAACGAGTCCAGGATCTTGCCGCCGACCTCCGCGATCATGCCGCGGCCGAACTGCGCGGGGCGTCCGGTCACCTTCAGGTCGGTGGCCACCTCACCCACCGTGGCACCGTCCTCCTCGTGCAGGGTGACGGTGACCGTGGCCGCCGCGGTGCCGGCGCCGCGGGCGTCCTTGCCCGAGGCCTTGATGACCACCTTCCGCGCCGCTTCGTCCTTCTCCAGGAATTCGCCCTTGCCCTGGTAGGTCAGGGAGATCGGCCCCAGCTTGACCTTGACCGTGCCGCGGAACGCGTCCCCGTCGACCTCGGTCAGGGTGGCGCCGGGCATGCACGGCGCCACCCGTTCGGGGTCGAGCACCGCCCGCCACACCTCGTCGACCGGGGCTGGCACGGTGAACCGGTGGTCTAGTCGCACAGGAACCGATCTCCCTTCCTAGCTACCTACGAACTCAGCGCGGCGGTCAGCGCGCGCCCGGTCAGCACCTTCGCCAGGTGCTGACGGTATTCCACATCGGCGTTGCCGTCCGCCGCCGGCGAGGTGCCGTCCGCGGCGTGTTCGGCGGCCGCGCGCACGGCGTCGGCCGTGGCGGGCTGCCCGACCAGCGCCGACTCCACCGCCCGCGCCCGGATCGGCACCGAGCCCATGTTCGTCAGCCCGACCCTGGCCTCGGCGATGGTGCCGCCGTCGGTGCGGACCGCGGCGGCCACCGCCACCATCGACCACGCCTGCGCCACCCGGTTGAACTTCTCGTAGTGCGCCTGCCAGCCGGTGTGCTTGGGCACCCGCACCTCGACCAGGATCTCGCCGGGCCGCAGCGCGGTGGTGAACAGGTCGACGAAGAACTCCGCCGCCGGCACCGTCCGCTTGCCGTCCATTCCGGACACCACCAGCTCGGCGTCCATGGCCAGCACCGGCGCCAGCAGGTCACCGGCCGGATCGGCGTGCGCCAGCGAACCGCCGAAGGTGCCGCGGTGGCGCACCTGCGGATCGGCCACCGTGTCGGTCGCCCTGGCCAGCAGGGCCGCGTGCGCGTCGATCAACGGGTCCCGCTGGAGCTCGTAGTGCGTGGTCATCGACCCGATCACCAGCGCGTCACCGTCCTCGCGAACGCCCCGCAGCTCGGGGATCCGGCCGAGGTCGATCAGCTTGGTCGGCGTGGCCAGCCGCATCCGGAGCACCGGCAGCAGGCTCTGCCCGCCGCCGAGCACCTTCGCGTCCTCGCCGGCGTCCGCCAGCGCGCGCACCGCGTCGTCCACTGTGGACGGAGCGACGTAGTCGAAAGCCGCCGGGATCACTGGGCACCTCCAGAAGACGCGTCGATCGAACCGAGCCCGCCGCCGGACTCCGCGCCGACGCCGCCCGCGTCGGCCTGCCCGGTGCGGATCGCCTGCCACACCCGCATCGGGGTCATCGGCATCTCCACGTCGTGCACGCCGTACGGCCGCAGCGCGTCGACCACCGCGTTGACCACCGCCGGGGTGGAGGCGATGGTGCCCGCCTCCCCGACTCCCTTGACGCCCAGCGGGTTCGAGGTGGACGGGGTTTCCGTGCGGTCGGTGGTGAACGAGGGCAGGTCCGCCGCCGACGGCAGCAGGTAGTCGGCGAAGGTGCCGGTGGTCAGCGTGCCGCCTTCGTCGTGCACCGCCTCCTCGAACAACGCCTGCGCGATGCCCTGCGCGAGCCCGCCGTGCACCTGGCCCTCGACGATCATCGGGTTGATCACCTTGCCGATGTCGTCCACGCAGACGTAGGACCGCACGGTGACCCGGCCGGTCTCGGTGTCCACTTCGGTCGCGCACAGGTGCGTGCCGTGCGGGAAGGAGAAGTTCTCCGGATCGAAGGTGGCCTCCGAATCCAGCGACGGCTCCACCCCGTCGGGCAGGTCGTGGGCGGCGAACACGGCGAGCGCCACGTCCTGGATGGTGGTCGAGGACTCGGTGCCCCGGACGGTGAACTTGCCGCCGGCGAACTCCAGGTCGTCCTCCGCGCATTCGAGCATGTGCGCGGCGATCGGCCGGGCCTTGGTCACCACCTTCTCCGCCGCCTTGACCGCGGCGATCGCGCCGACGGTCAGCGAGCGCGAACCGTAGGTGTCCATGCCCTTGTGCGAGGACTGGGTGTCGCCGTGCAGCACCTCGATGTCCTCGAACGGCACCCCGAGCTGGTCGGCGATGATCTGGCTCCACGCCGTCTCGTGGCCCTGGCCGTGCGGCGAGGAGCCGGTGACCACCTCGACCTTGCCGGTGGGCAGCATCCGCACCGCGGCGTGCTCCCAGCCGCCCGCGCCGTAGGACAGCGAGCCGAGCACGCGCGACGGCGCCAGCCCGCACATCTCGGTGAAGGTCGAGATGCCGATGCCCAGCTGCACCGGGTCCTTGCGCTCACGGCGTTCTGCCTGCTCGTGGCGGAGCCCGTCGTAGTCGAACAGCTCCTTCGCCTTCGCCGTCGCGGCCTCGTAGTCACCGGAGTCGTAGGTCAGCCCGGCGACCGTGGTGTACGGGAACTCCTCGTGCTTGATCCAGTTCTTCTCCCGCAGCTCCAGCGGGTCCACGCCCAGTTCGGCGGCCAGCTCGTCCATCATCCGCTCGATGGCGAAGGTGGCCTCGGGACGGCCGGCGCCGCGGTAGGCGTCGGTCGGCACCTTGTTGGTGAACACGTTGGTGCAGACGAACCGGTAGGCCGGGATCTTGTAGATGGAGTTGAACATGAACGCGCCGAGGATCGGCACACCGGGGCTGACCAGCCGCAGGTAGGCGCCCATGTCGGCGAGCAGCTCCACCTTGAGCCCGGTGATCGTGCCGTCGCGCTTGGCGGACAGCGTCAGGTGCTGGATCTGGTCGCGGCCGTGGTGCGCGCTCAGCAGCGACTCCGACCGCGACTCGGTGAACTTCACCGGGCGGCCGAGCCGCCGCGCGGCCAGGAACGCGATCACCTCTTCGGGCGTGACCTGCAGCTTGCCGCCGAACCCGCCGCCGACGTCCGGCGCGATCACGCGCACCTTGTGCTCCGGCACGCCGAGCGTCATGGCCAGCATCAGCCGCAGGATGTGCGGGATCTGGGTGGCCGACCACATGGTGAACTGCCCGCCGGTCGGGTCGACCACCACCGAGCGCGGCTCCATGAACGCCGGGATCAGCCGCTGCTGGCGGAACTTGCGGGTGATCACCACTTCGCTGTCGGCGATGGCGGCCTCGACCTCACCGCCGGTGCCCGCCTCGGAAGAGTCGAAGATCCAGGTGGCACTGGTGTTCGTGGACAGTGCGGAGTGGACGAGGTCGGCCCCGTCCTTGATGGCCTCCTCCATGTCCAGCACCACCGGCAGGTCCTCGTAGTCGACCTCGATGGCCTCCAGCGCGTCGTGTGCTTCGTAGTCGCTGCGGGCGACCACCACGGCCACCGCCTCACCGGCGAAGTTGACCGTGTCCACCGCCAGCGCGGGCGCGTCGGGCGCCTTCTGGTCCTCGGTGATCGGCCAGGCACACGGCAGGCTGCCCTGCTCGTCGGCGAAGTCGGCGCCGGTGAACACGTCGACCACACCCGGCTTGGTCTTCGCCTCGCTGACGTCGATCGAGGTGATCCTGGCGTGCGCGAACGGGCTGCGCAGCACGGCCAGGTGCAGCATGCCGGGCAGGGTCAGGTTGTCCGTCCAGCGGGTGCGCCCGGTGATCAGGCGCTCGTCCTCCTTGCGCAGCCTGGACCGGCCTACCTCCGGCTCGATCGTGGAGGTCATCACTCACCCCCGCCGATGCTGCTCGGCGCGCGGAGGCCGCTGCCGTCCTCGACGCGCTCGGCCTCGGGACCGGCGCCGGGGCGCATGTGGTGGGCGGCGTCGCGCACGGCACGCACGATGTTCTGGTAGCCGGTGCAGCGGCACAGGTTGCCCTCGATGCCCTCGCGCACCGCCTGCTCGTCGGGATCGGGGTTGTCGGCCAGCAGGTCGATCGACTGCATGATCATGCCGGGGGTGCAGAAGCCGCACTGGAGCGCGTGGTTGTCGTGGAAGGCCTGCTGCACCGGGTGCAGCTTGCCGTCGCGGGCGATGCCCTCGATCGTGGTGACCTCGCAGCCGTCGGCCTGCACGGCCAGCACCGAGCAGGACTTCACGCTGTGGCCGTCGAGGTGCACGGTGCACGCCCCGCAGTTGCTGGTGTCGCAGCCGACTACGGTGCCGACCTTGCCCAGCCGTTCTCGGAGGTAGTGCACGAGCAGCTGGCGTGGCTCGACCTCGTCGGTGTAGCTGGTTCCGTCGACGTTGACGGTGATTCGCATCGGGCCTCCAGTGGTGGGTCTGGAAGTGATCGGGCTCACTCGCGAGCGTGCTACTCCGATCTCGATCGGACAACCCCAGGCCGGGTGACCTTGGAGCGCCGATCCGCGGATGCGTGTTTTCAGCCGGGGATCACGCCGGATTCGCGGGATCCGGCGAGGATTTTCCAGTCAGCGGCGTGCACCGGCCGCGCGCCACCGGGGGCTAACCGTGGATGCGGCCGTCCAGTTCGGCGAGCCGCTGGCCCTTGCCGCCCCAGCGCAGGGCGATGATCTCGGCGGCGATCGACACCGCGGTCTCCTCCGGGGTGCGCGCCCCGAGGTCGAGCCCGATCGGCGAGGACAGCCGCGCGATCTCCTCGTCGGCGATCCCGGCCTCCCGCAGCCGCGCGATGCGGTCGTCGTGCGTGCGCCGCGAGCCCATCGCGCCGACGTACCCGACGTCCAGCCGCAGCGCCACCTCCAGCAGCGGCACGTCGAACTTCGGGTCGTGCGTCAGCACGGTGACCACGGTGCGCCGGTCGATCCGGCCCGCGTCGGCCTCGGCACGCAGGTACCGGTGCGGCCAGTCGACCACCACCTCGTGCGCGTCCGGGAACCGGCTCTTGGTGGCGAAAACCGGCCGCGCGTCGCACACGGTGACCTGGTAGCCCAGGTAGGCGCCGAGGCGCGCCATCGCGGCGGCGAAGTCGATCGCGCCGAACACCAGCAGCCGCGGCGGCGGTTCGAACGAGTTCACGAACACCGAGGCGCCCTCACCACGCCGCTGCCCGTCCGGGCCGTAGTGCAGCATCCCGGTGCGGCCGGTGGCCAGCATGCCGCGGGCGTCGTCGGCCACCGCGTCGTCCATCCTGGACGAGCCGAGCGTGCCCGCGGTGCGCTGCGGCCAGACCACCACGCGCCTGCCGAGCCGCTCCGGATCCGGGTGCTCGACGATGGTGGCCACCGCGACCGGCTGTCCCTTGTGGACGGATTCGGCCAGCTCGGCCAGCTCCGGCATGCTCTCGCGGTCCACCGGCTCGACGTAGATGTCGATGATGCCGCCGCAGGTCAGGCCGACGGAGAAGGCGTCGTCGTCGCTGACGCCGTAGCGCTGGAGCACCGGCGTGCGGTCCTCGACCACCTGCTGGGCCAGCTCGTAGACCGCGCCCTCGACGCAGCCGCCGGACACGCTGCCGGTCACCGTGCCGTCCGGGGCGACCAGCATCGCCGCCCCCGGCGCGCGCGGCGCCGACGAGAAGGTGGCCACCACCGTGCCCAGTCCCACCGTCTCCCCCGCCGACCAGCGGCGGTGGAGTTCCTCCAGCACATCACGCATCGCGTTGTTCTCGCATTTCCGTGAGCAGTCGGTTCAGGGTGTCGAAGCTGTGCCCGGCGAGCAGCCCGTCCAGGTGCGGCAGCGCCGCCACAATCCCGGACTGGACCGGAGCGTAACCCGCCCGCCCGGCGTGGGGATTCGTCCAAAGCACCAAATGCGCGAGGCGGCGAAGGGCCGCCAGTTGTGCGCCCAGCAGCGTGGTGTCGCCGCGTTCCCAGCCGTCGGAGAAGATCACCACCACCGCGCGCCTGGCCAGCCCGCGGCGCCCCCACCTGGCGAGGAACAGCCGCAGCGTCTCGCCCAGCCGGGTGCCGCCGGCGAAATCCGGGACCGCGTGCCCGGCGGCGAGCATCGCCTGCTCGGGGTCGCGCTGGCGCAGCTGCCTGGACACGCGGGTGAGCCGGGTGCCCATGGTGAACACCTCGACCGCGCGTGGCGCCCGCCTGACCAGCACGTGCGCGAACCGCAGCAGGGCGTCCGCGTACGGGCTCATCGAGCCGGACACGTCGATCAGCAGCACCACCCGGCGCGGCTGCTCGGCGCGGCGGCGCCGGGCGAGGTGGACCGGCTCACCGCTGGCCATCATCGCCCGCAGCGTCCGCCCCGGGTCCAGCTCACCGCGCCGCGACGGGCGCCGGCGGGCCGAGCGGCGCGTCGGGAACACCGGGCTCAGCGTGGCGAACAGCTCACGCAGGTGCTCGCGCTCGGCCGCGGACAGTTCACCGAGGTCGCGGTGGCGGAGCACCTCTTCGGCGCTGGCCGACACGCGCAGCGGGTCGTTCTCGCTCTCGGCCTGGCCTTCCGGCGGCGACTCGGCCATCAGCGCCACCTTGCTCCGGCGCGGGACCGGCTGGCCGCGGCGCGGGCCGGGCGGCGGTTCCTCGCCGAACCACGACGCGAACGCACGGTCGTACCGCGGCAGGTCGTCGGGGTCAGCGCACAGGGTCAGGCGGCCCGCCCAGTACAGTTGCTCGCGCTCAGCCAGCTCGATGTGCTCCACCGCGCCGAGGAAGGCGTGCAGCCGCTGCGGGGCGGCGGGCAGCCCGGCCGCGCGCAACGCGGTGGCGAACCCGGCGAACCCGGGGAGCGGGGTGTCCATCAGAAAACCCACGATACGCCCGGCCGCGGGTTTCCCGCCGTGCGCGCAATGACGCTACTTACCGGTAAGCTGACCGCTGGTCACCGGTTGTTCAGGGAAATATCCCGGTTGTCTGGTGCGTTCCCCAACCGCATGACGTGCACTCGCCACAAAATCGCGCAAAGACTGGGCGAAACCGCTCCCGGCGGTGAAGATGGACAGCGATGACTGAGTCAGCCGCGCCCCAGGCCCTGTTCGCCCCGAGCGAAAAGATGGTGCCCCATGTCTTCGTGATCTTCGGCGCCACCGGGGATCTCGCCCGCCGGAAGCTCTTCCCGGGGCTGTTCCGGCTGATGCGCTCCGGGCTGCTGCCCGAGCAGTTCCGCATCATCGGCTCCGGGCGCAACTCGCCCGGCACCGACGAGGAGTTCCGCTACAAGCTGGCCAAGGCCGTGTTCAAGTTCTCCGGTTCCGCGCGCTTCGACGACCACGTGTGGGAGGAGTTCGCGCAGCGCATCACCTTCCAGACCTCGTCGAAGGACGACGGTGAGGCGCTCGCCGCCGCGGTCGACGCGGCGATGGCCGAACTCGGCCCGGACACCCGCAAGCTGCTCTACCTGTCGGTGCCGCCGGACTCGATGGAGCCGATGGTCAAGATGCTCGGCGCCACCGGTCTCGCCGAGGACGCGCGGGTGGTGCTGGAGAAGCCGTTCGGCCGCGACCTGGAGTCCTCGCGCAGCCTGAACACCGCGCTGCACCAGGTCTTCGCCGAGGAGCAGCTGTTCCGCATCGACCACTTCCTCGGCAAGGAGGCGGTGCAGAACATCCTGGCGCTGCGGTTCGCCAACGGCTTTTTCGAGCCGGTGTGGAACCGCCACCACATCAGCTACGTGCAGATCGACGTGCCCGAATCGATCGGCATCGAGGGCCGGGCCGGCTTCATGGAGTCGACCGGCACCTTCCGCGACATGATCTCCACGCACCTGTTCCAGCTGCTCGGCTTCCTGGCGCTGGAGCCGCCGGTGCACGTGGACGCCGAATCGCTGCGGGTGGAAAAGCGCAAGCTGTTCCAGGCGGTCCGCGCGCTGGACCCGGACCGCGTGGTGTTCGGCCAGTACGAGGGCTACCGCGACGAGCCGGGCGTGGCCGGCGAGTCCGAAGTGGAGACCTTCGTCGCGGCCGAGGTGTGGGTGGACAACTGGCGCTGGAAGGGCGTGCCGTTCCTGCTGCGCACCGGGAAGGCGATGGAGCAGAGCAGGCGCACCATCACGCTCGGCTTCGTCGAGCCGCCGCTGAAGATGTTCGACTCGGCCAACGGGTTCGACAGCCAGCCCAACGAGCTGGTCTTCGAGCTGACCGAGGATTCGACGGTGACCCTGGAGCTGCGCGCGAAGCGGCCGGGGCCGGCGTTGAAGCTGGACCACGCGAAGCTGCACATGCGGTTCTCCGAGGCCTTCGCCGACGCCGAGCCGCTGGAGGCCTACGAGCGCCTGCTGCTCGACGTGCTGCGCGACGACCAGACGCTGTTCACCAGCGCGGAAGAGGTCGAGCGGCTCTGGGAGCTGTGCGACCCGGTGCTGCGGCAGCCGCCGAAGGTGCACTCGTACGAGCAGGGCTCGTGGGGTCCGGCGCAGGCGATGGAACTCGCGGGCGAGCGCGGCTGGCGGGTGCCCGAGAAGTCCTGAGTTCTCAGCCGAGGAGCGAGTCCAGTTTGGCGCGGACGCGGTCGATGTCCTCGCTGTACTTGAGCACGGCGCCGAGGGTGAGCGCGGCGGCCTCGGCGTCGAGCACGTCGCGGTCGAGCGCGGTCAGCGCGCGGGCCCAGTCCAGCGACTCGGCCACGCCGGGCGGCTTGAGCAGCTCCAGCCGCCGGATGCGGTGCACGGCCCCGGCGACCTGGGCGGCGAGCCGTTCGTCCAGGCCGGGCAGCCGGTGCCGGAGGATGTCGATCTCCCTGGCCAGGTCGGGGTGCTCGAGCCAGTGGTAGAGGCAGCGGCGCTTGAGGGCGTCGTGCACCTCGCGCGTGCGGTTCGAGGTGAGCACCACCAGCGGCGGCTTCTCGGCCCGGACCTCGCCGAACTCCGGGATGCTGACCGAGTTGCCGTCGAGCAGTTCGAGCAGGAAGGCCTCGAACTCGTCGTCGGCGCGGTCGATCTCGTCTACGAGCAGCACACACGGCGCTTCCTTCAGCGCCTGGAGCAGCGGGCGCGCGAGCAGGAAGCGCTCGGTGTAGAGGGAGGCTTCGTCGACCTCACGATGGGCGGCTTCGAGGGCACGCAGGTGGAGCAGCTGACGCGGGAAGTCCCACTCGTACAGCGCCTGAGCGGCGTCGATGCCCTCGTGGCACTGCAGGCGGATGAGCGGGAGGTTCAACGCCTTCCCCAGCGCGACGGCGAGTGAGGTCTTGCCGGTGCCGGGCTCGCCCTCGCAGAAGAGCGGGCGCCCCATGCGCAGGGCGAGGTAGGCGGCGGTCGCGATGCCGGCGTCGGCCAGGTAGCCGGTCCTCCGCAACGCCGCGGCCAGCTCACCGGGATCCGTCGGTACCGTCACCGGCCCAGAATACGAGCCCCGCGCGGGGAACGCTGAGTGTCACGAATGTGGCGCGGGCTCAAGCGGTGGTTGCAACGGGGGACTGTCCGGACAGTACTCGGTTGAGGGATTGGGCTGGGGTGAGCCAGCCCAGGGTGTGGCGGGGGCGTTCGTTGAGTTCGGCGGCGACGGCGGCGAGGTCGTCGGCGGTGTGCCTGGTCAGGTCGGTGCCTTTGGGGAAGTACTGGCGGAGCAGGCCGTTGGTGTTCTCGTTGGTGCCGCGTTGCCAGGGTGAGTGCGGGTCGCAGAAGTAGATGGCCATGTCGGTGGCCAGGGTGATCTCGGCGTGGCGGGCCATTTCGTTGCCGCGGTCCCAGGTCAGCGAGCGTCGCAGCTGGGCGGGCAGGGTGGTGATGGTGGCGATCATCGCGTCGCGGACGTGCTCGGCGGTGTGACCGTGGGGCAGGTGCAGCAGCAGCACGAACCGGGTGGACCGCTCCACCAGCGTCCCGATCGCGGAGCTGTTGCCGGCGCCGAGGATCAGATCGCCTTCCCAGTGCCCGGGCACCGCGCGGTCGGCGGCCTCGGCCGGGCGCGCCGAGATCGGGATCGGGCCGGGCAGCCGGGGCGGCAGGTGGCGGCGGGCCTGGCCGCGGGGACGGCGCAGCGCCCGCCCGGTCCGCAGGCACGCGGCCAGCTCACGCCGTAACGCGCCCCGGCTCTGGACGTAAATGGCCTGGTAGATCGTCTCGTGCGACACCCAACGCTCCGGCTGATCGGCAAAAGCGAGCTTGCGCGCGGCCGCGATCTGCCCGGGCGACCACCGCTTCTCCAGCCGAGTCTGCACCCACGCCCGCAGCCGGGCGTCAACAGCCAGCTTCACCGGTTTCGGACGCCGCGCCCGCACCCGCGCCGCGCTGTCGGCAACCACCGCCCGATACGCCACCGGCCCACCATGACGAGCCACCTCCCGGCTCACCGTCGACGCCGCCCGCCCCAGCCCCCGAGCGATCCTGCGCAACGACCACCCCGCACACAACCCCCGCGAGATCTCCTCCCGCTCAGCCAACGACAAATACCGCCCGCCCAGCGCACACGGCGCGTTCCCGATCACCCCACCAGCCTGCGCGAACCACCGCCGCCCCGTCTCATGCGACACACCCGCCAACCCCGCCGCCGGCCGCACCGCCCACCCCGCCCGCACCAACCCCCAAAACCGCACCCGAACATCACGACCCAGCACCATCACAACTCCCATCAACAAGGGTGTTGCAACAACCACTGGAATCCACCTGGCTTTCGAGACGCCAAACGTCTCGAAAGCCACATTCGTGACACCGCCCAGCCCGGGCGCGGTCAGCTGGCGGCGGCGCGAGCGGCGGCGGCGTCCGGGGCGGCGATGGCGGCCGCCGCCACCGCCGCGCAGTCGTCGAAGGTCTGGCGCCGGAGGGCGGCTCGGACCGCGGGCACCGCCGGGGCCGACATGGACAGGCTCGTCACGCCCAGCCCGGTGAGAACCGGCGCCAGCAACGGATCGCCTGCCGCCTCGCCGCAGATGCCCACCGGTTTCGCGGATTTCCGCCCCGCCTCGGCGACCATCGACACCAGGTCCAGCAACGCGGGCTGCCACGGGTCCAGCAGGTCGTTCAGCTCACCGAGCAACCGGTCCGCGGCGAAGGTGTACTGCGCCAGGTCGTTGGTGCCGATGCTGACGAAGTCCACTTCGGCCAGGATCGCCTCCGCCCGCAGCGCCGCCGCGGGGACCTCGATCATCACACCCGCCCGCGCGATGCCGAAGTGCCGCACCCGCGCGGCGAACTCCCGCGCTTCGGCCGCGGTCGCCACCATCGGCGCCATCACGCGCACGTCGGTCTCGTGCTCGCGCGCCGCCAGGCTGATCGCCTCCAGCTGCACGTCCAGCAGCCCCGGGTTCCGGCGGCCCACCCGATACCCCCGGACACCGAGCGCCGGGTTCGGCTCCACGTCGTCGTTGGCGAACGGCACCGGCTTGTCCGCGCCCGCGTCCAGCGTCCGCACCACCACCGGCCGCCCGGGGAACGCGGCGAAGACCTTGCCGTACGCGGCGCGCTGCTCGTCCAGCGAAGGCGCCTCGGCCCGGTCCAGGAACAGGAACTCCGTGCGGAACAACCCGATCCCCTCGGCGTCGGCCGCCGCGGCTTCCTCCAGCCCGCCCGCGCCACCGATGTTCAGCAGCAGCTTGACCGGGTGGCCGTCCTTCGTCGAACCGGGACCGCGGTGCCGCGCCAGCTCACGCCGCTGCTCCTCGGCCTCCCGCTCGATCGAGTCCAGCAGGCGCGTCTCCGGATCAACCACCACCTTGCCCGCGCCACCGTCGACCACCACCAGCTGGCCGTCCGACAACGACTCCGCCGCCGCGCAGCCGACCACCGCCGGAATGCCCAGCGACCGCGCCAGGATCGCGGTGTGGCTGGTGGCGCCGCCCTTCTCGGTGACGATGGCCAGCACGTTCGACGGATCGAGGGTGACCGTGTCGGCCGGCGCGAGGTCCACCGCGACCAGCACGAACGGCCCGTCCGCGGCCGGGATGCCCGGGGGTTCCACCCCGAGCGCGACCGCGATCGCCCGATCGCGGAGGTCGGCCAGGTCGGTCACCCGCTCGGCGAGGTACCCGCCGAGCCCGCGCAGCACCTCGATGTGCGCGGCGAACGCCTCCCGGACCGCCCACGCGGCGGGTAGTCCCTCGTCGGTGGCCTTCGCGATCCCCTGCTCCAGGCTGGGATCGCGGACCATCATCACCTGCGTGTCCAGGATTTCCGCCGCCTCACCGGAAAGCGCCTTGCCGCGCCGTTCCAGTTCCTCGGCGACCCCGGCGAGCGCGGCCTTCGCGGTGGCGAACTCCTGTTCCGCGCCCGCCGATTCCGGCACCTGTGCGGGCAGTTCCGGCACCGGGCGCATGCGGGCGACCGTGCCGGAAGCGGTGCCCGGGCTCGCCGGATTCCCGTGCAGTTCGGTGGTCACGCGCGCACACCCCTCCGGTCAGCTGGCGGACGGTTCGATGGTCACCTTGATCGCCTCGCCGGAGGCCACCGTGTCGATCGCGTCGAGCACGCCGTCCAGCTTCAGCCGGTGCGTGATCAGGTCGTCGACCCCGACCGCGCCGGTGGCGATCAGCTCCAGCGCCCGCTTGTTGTGGTCCGGGCTGGAGCCGTTGGCGCCGTAGATGGTCAGTTCGCGGTAGTGCACCAGGTTGGAGTCGCAGGCGATGATCGGGTTGTCCTTCGGCAGCCCGCCGAAGAAGCTGATCCGGCCGCGCCTGGCGGCCATCTTCAGCCCGTCCTCCTGCGCCTTGCCCGCCGCCGCGGCGGTGATGATCACGTCGGCACCGCGGCCTTCGGTCAGGTCCAGCACGGCATGCACCGGATCGGTTTCCGCACCGCAGATCGCGGCGTCCGGCTTGACCAGGTCCGCGGCCATGTCCAGGCGGCCGCGGTTCAGCT
Coding sequences within:
- a CDS encoding vWA domain-containing protein translates to MDTPLPGFAGFATALRAAGLPAAPQRLHAFLGAVEHIELAEREQLYWAGRLTLCADPDDLPRYDRAFASWFGEEPPPGPRRGQPVPRRSKVALMAESPPEGQAESENDPLRVSASAEEVLRHRDLGELSAAEREHLRELFATLSPVFPTRRSARRRPSRRGELDPGRTLRAMMASGEPVHLARRRRAEQPRRVVLLIDVSGSMSPYADALLRFAHVLVRRAPRAVEVFTMGTRLTRVSRQLRQRDPEQAMLAAGHAVPDFAGGTRLGETLRLFLARWGRRGLARRAVVVIFSDGWERGDTTLLGAQLAALRRLAHLVLWTNPHAGRAGYAPVQSGIVAALPHLDGLLAGHSFDTLNRLLTEMREQRDA
- the zwf gene encoding glucose-6-phosphate dehydrogenase gives rise to the protein MTESAAPQALFAPSEKMVPHVFVIFGATGDLARRKLFPGLFRLMRSGLLPEQFRIIGSGRNSPGTDEEFRYKLAKAVFKFSGSARFDDHVWEEFAQRITFQTSSKDDGEALAAAVDAAMAELGPDTRKLLYLSVPPDSMEPMVKMLGATGLAEDARVVLEKPFGRDLESSRSLNTALHQVFAEEQLFRIDHFLGKEAVQNILALRFANGFFEPVWNRHHISYVQIDVPESIGIEGRAGFMESTGTFRDMISTHLFQLLGFLALEPPVHVDAESLRVEKRKLFQAVRALDPDRVVFGQYEGYRDEPGVAGESEVETFVAAEVWVDNWRWKGVPFLLRTGKAMEQSRRTITLGFVEPPLKMFDSANGFDSQPNELVFELTEDSTVTLELRAKRPGPALKLDHAKLHMRFSEAFADAEPLEAYERLLLDVLRDDQTLFTSAEEVERLWELCDPVLRQPPKVHSYEQGSWGPAQAMELAGERGWRVPEKS
- a CDS encoding AAA family ATPase codes for the protein MTVPTDPGELAAALRRTGYLADAGIATAAYLALRMGRPLFCEGEPGTGKTSLAVALGKALNLPLIRLQCHEGIDAAQALYEWDFPRQLLHLRALEAAHREVDEASLYTERFLLARPLLQALKEAPCVLLVDEIDRADDEFEAFLLELLDGNSVSIPEFGEVRAEKPPLVVLTSNRTREVHDALKRRCLYHWLEHPDLAREIDILRHRLPGLDERLAAQVAGAVHRIRRLELLKPPGVAESLDWARALTALDRDVLDAEAAALTLGAVLKYSEDIDRVRAKLDSLLG
- a CDS encoding IS30 family transposase, which codes for MGVVMVLGRDVRVRFWGLVRAGWAVRPAAGLAGVSHETGRRWFAQAGGVIGNAPCALGGRYLSLAEREEISRGLCAGWSLRRIARGLGRAASTVSREVARHGGPVAYRAVVADSAARVRARRPKPVKLAVDARLRAWVQTRLEKRWSPGQIAAARKLAFADQPERWVSHETIYQAIYVQSRGALRRELAACLRTGRALRRPRGQARRHLPPRLPGPIPISARPAEAADRAVPGHWEGDLILGAGNSSAIGTLVERSTRFVLLLHLPHGHTAEHVRDAMIATITTLPAQLRRSLTWDRGNEMARHAEITLATDMAIYFCDPHSPWQRGTNENTNGLLRQYFPKGTDLTRHTADDLAAVAAELNERPRHTLGWLTPAQSLNRVLSGQSPVATTA
- the ptsP gene encoding phosphoenolpyruvate--protein phosphotransferase, whose translation is MTTELHGNPASPGTASGTVARMRPVPELPAQVPESAGAEQEFATAKAALAGVAEELERRGKALSGEAAEILDTQVMMVRDPSLEQGIAKATDEGLPAAWAVREAFAAHIEVLRGLGGYLAERVTDLADLRDRAIAVALGVEPPGIPAADGPFVLVAVDLAPADTVTLDPSNVLAIVTEKGGATSHTAILARSLGIPAVVGCAAAESLSDGQLVVVDGGAGKVVVDPETRLLDSIEREAEEQRRELARHRGPGSTKDGHPVKLLLNIGGAGGLEEAAAADAEGIGLFRTEFLFLDRAEAPSLDEQRAAYGKVFAAFPGRPVVVRTLDAGADKPVPFANDDVEPNPALGVRGYRVGRRNPGLLDVQLEAISLAAREHETDVRVMAPMVATAAEAREFAARVRHFGIARAGVMIEVPAAALRAEAILAEVDFVSIGTNDLAQYTFAADRLLGELNDLLDPWQPALLDLVSMVAEAGRKSAKPVGICGEAAGDPLLAPVLTGLGVTSLSMSAPAVPAVRAALRRQTFDDCAAVAAAAIAAPDAAAARAAAS